In Vicia villosa cultivar HV-30 ecotype Madison, WI linkage group LG7, Vvil1.0, whole genome shotgun sequence, the DNA window TAAGTTAATTATGCATATTAAGCTGCATGTCTAACTTTTCTTTTTCCAACTTTTTAATTTGAtaatcacatataatttttttaaattataaataatattaacctCACTCGTTGGCTAGTTGCGGTGCTTGATAGTCACATGCATGCCTCGAAGAAATAAAAGATGTCTGATCAAGAATCTTGCATATTTTGTTTGAATCCTTGTGGTTCGGATATTATTTTGTATCCATTTGATGCATGCGAATTTACTTTTAGGTAGTCGTTTGTGAGTACCCTTGTACTCTATTAATATATTTCTCCATTACATATAAATCTAAGTCTAAAAAAATTGTTTACTTTAAGTATGAGTTCCATCAAAGTCCTCTCCACCACTACAATATATGCACCAAATCATTCAAATTATCACACAATTGATCTAACACCATGGGATCTTCAATTCCTTCCATTTGAAGTCAACCAAAAGGGTCCTCTCTATCACCATCCTTTAAAACTAGACACATCAAATCAAGTCGAACACCTTAAACAATCTCTTTCATCTACTCTTGAATTTTTCCCACCATTTACAGGTCGTCTCAAAATCACAGAACACGAAGATAACAATATCTCGTGTTCCATCACGTGCAACAACGAAGGTGCACTCTTTGTCCACGCTACAACGGAAAACATAAGTGTTGATGACATTCTTGGACCTACTTATCTTCCTCGAATTCTCTATTCATTTTTTTCACTTAATGGAGTTAAGAACTACCAAGGCACGTCAGAGCCATTACTTGCTGTCCAAGTAACTGAGCTAGTTGATGGTATCTTTATCGGTTGCACAATTAATCACATGGTTTGTGATGGTACATCGATTTGGCATTTTATCAATTCGTGGGCCAAAGCCTCAAAAGGTTGTTTTGACATATCCAAAATCCCATCATTCGAACGTTGGTTTCCAATTAGTATTCAACGCCCAATTCGATTTCCTTTTACTATAGAGTCACAAAATAATCActctaataatgatattcataaaaaagaaaaatccaacttactAGAGAGAATATTTCATTTTAGAAAAGAGAATATCGCGAAACTAAAACTCAAAGCCAACTTAGAGGCTGGTACAAAGAACATATCTTCTTTGCAAACACTTCTCACTCATATTTGGCGATCTATCATACGTTCGAaaaatcttgatccacaagaagaagtgaattacgtGGTGGTTATAGGCGTTAGACCAAGGTTAATTCCTCCGTTGaaagagaattattttggtaaCACTATGTTAGTTTGCGTGGTTACCATGAAAGCAggtgaattattggattatggtGGACTTGGTAAAGGTTCTTGGGAGATGAACAAGATGATTTCATTACACTCtgatgaaaaattgaaaaatcattATGAGAATTGGTTAAATAGACCATGTTTTATTTCAGCTGGTATGTTCAATAGCGAAACATTAATTACAGGTAGTTCACCAAGGTTTGATGTTTATGGTAATGATTTTGGTTGGGGAAAACCCGTGGCAGTTCCAATTGGGGgcgaaaataaagaaaatggaatTAGTTATGTGTCTGCGGGTGTAGAAGATGGAAGTATGGATCTTCAAGTGTGTCTTCCTTATGAAACTTTGGAGGCAATTGGTAATGATACTGAGTTTATGGATTTTGTTTCCAACTAATGCAGATTTTGAGAATTATGCATAAGCTTTGACATACCGTTTCAATTCATTTCCTTTTTGATTTGTATTTGTTTATGCATGAATAAtgatgttgaagttgttgaaatatTATTGAGGTGTTGGATATAATACCAAATATAATCTAatcaaataatatcaaatataatccaaaTTATGTAAGCTCAATCCCAATCAatgttgtatataaatagtcatagtctgTATCGTTAGTTGTACACACCATTATAATTTAAGTGAATATAAATCCTTATTTCCATATTTTCTCTCTTTCATTCCTCTCACTAAAAGTGcctcacgcactaacaaattgATATCTAGA includes these proteins:
- the LOC131618495 gene encoding protein ENHANCED PSEUDOMONAS SUSCEPTIBILITY 1-like, with product MSSIKVLSTTTIYAPNHSNYHTIDLTPWDLQFLPFEVNQKGPLYHHPLKLDTSNQVEHLKQSLSSTLEFFPPFTGRLKITEHEDNNISCSITCNNEGALFVHATTENISVDDILGPTYLPRILYSFFSLNGVKNYQGTSEPLLAVQVTELVDGIFIGCTINHMVCDGTSIWHFINSWAKASKGCFDISKIPSFERWFPISIQRPIRFPFTIESQNNHSNNDIHKKEKSNLLERIFHFRKENIAKLKLKANLEAGTKNISSLQTLLTHIWRSIIRSKNLDPQEEVNYVVVIGVRPRLIPPLKENYFGNTMLVCVVTMKAGELLDYGGLGKGSWEMNKMISLHSDEKLKNHYENWLNRPCFISAGMFNSETLITGSSPRFDVYGNDFGWGKPVAVPIGGENKENGISYVSAGVEDGSMDLQVCLPYETLEAIGNDTEFMDFVSN